The Gemmatimonadaceae bacterium genome has a window encoding:
- the phoU gene encoding phosphate signaling complex protein PhoU, whose product MTAEPTAGFRHFHEQLGALKQRLLDMSARAEELVELSVDALLTRDTGKAQAVIEADREIDRMELEVEQLTVELLALQQPMARDLRFLISAIKITSDLERVGDHAVNIAQSALRLHDLPTRVAPEPSMAEMARRARAMLADALDAFVRADGALGRDVCRRDDDVDAMHDALFRVLLTHMMADPRTINPGLELLLISRNLERVADLATNIGEDAVFLAEGKQIKHHAERDE is encoded by the coding sequence ATGACCGCCGAACCCACTGCCGGCTTCCGGCATTTTCACGAGCAGCTCGGCGCGCTCAAGCAGCGCCTGCTCGACATGTCGGCGCGCGCCGAGGAGCTCGTGGAGCTCTCCGTCGACGCGCTGCTCACGCGCGACACCGGCAAGGCGCAGGCCGTCATCGAGGCCGACCGCGAGATCGACCGGATGGAGCTGGAAGTCGAGCAGCTGACGGTCGAACTGCTCGCGCTGCAGCAGCCGATGGCGCGCGACCTGCGCTTCCTCATCAGCGCCATCAAGATCACCAGCGACCTCGAGCGCGTCGGCGACCACGCCGTGAACATCGCGCAGAGCGCGCTGCGCCTGCACGATCTCCCCACGCGCGTCGCCCCCGAGCCGTCGATGGCGGAGATGGCCCGCCGGGCGCGCGCCATGCTGGCGGACGCGCTCGACGCCTTTGTGCGCGCCGACGGCGCGCTGGGGCGCGATGTCTGCCGCCGCGACGATGACGTCGACGCCATGCACGATGCCCTCTTCCGGGTGCTGCTGACGCACATGATGGCCGACCCGCGCACCATCAACCCGGGACTCGAGCTGCTGCTGATCAGCCGCAACCTCGAGCGCGTGGCCGACCTGGCCACCAATATCGGCGAGGACGCGGTCTTCCTCGCGGAAGGCAAGCAGATCAAGCACCACGCCGAGCGCGACGAATAG
- the pstB gene encoding phosphate ABC transporter ATP-binding protein PstB, whose translation MSPIQPLDPSAGTAGAAGTGSLSVRDFSFWYGPKQALFDISLAITPQTVTALIGPSGCGKSTFLRSINRMHDLLPGTRSRGEILLDGENVLDRAMDVVQLRQRIGMVFQRSNPFPKSIYDNVAWGPRLNRSPSRSELDDVVEQALRRAALWDEVKDRLRSSATGLSGGQQQRLCIARALANEPEVLLLDEPASALDPIATQRIEELLWELKKELTIVIVTHNLQQAGRVSDRTAFFYLGKLIEHGPTDQLFTAPREERTEAYITGRFG comes from the coding sequence ATGAGCCCGATCCAGCCCTTGGACCCGAGCGCCGGTACGGCCGGCGCCGCAGGCACCGGCTCGCTGTCGGTGCGGGATTTCTCGTTCTGGTACGGGCCGAAGCAGGCGCTCTTCGACATTTCGCTGGCGATCACCCCGCAGACGGTCACGGCGCTGATCGGCCCGTCGGGGTGCGGGAAGAGCACGTTCCTGCGCAGCATCAACCGCATGCACGACCTGCTGCCGGGCACGCGGAGCCGCGGCGAGATCCTGCTCGACGGCGAGAACGTCCTCGATCGCGCGATGGACGTGGTGCAGCTGCGCCAGCGCATCGGGATGGTCTTTCAGCGCTCCAATCCGTTCCCGAAGTCGATCTACGACAACGTGGCGTGGGGGCCGCGGCTCAACCGGAGTCCCTCGCGCTCCGAGCTCGACGACGTCGTGGAGCAGGCGCTCCGCCGCGCCGCCCTGTGGGACGAGGTGAAGGACCGCCTGCGGTCCAGCGCCACCGGCCTTTCCGGCGGACAGCAGCAGCGCCTCTGCATTGCGCGCGCCCTGGCGAACGAGCCCGAGGTGCTGCTCCTCGACGAGCCGGCCTCCGCGCTCGATCCGATCGCCACCCAGCGCATCGAAGAGCTCCTCTGGGAGTTGAAGAAGGAACTCACTATCGTCATCGTGACACACAACCTGCAGCAGGCGGGGCGCGTGTCCGACCGGACGGCGTTCTTCTATCTGGGCAAGCTCATCGAGCACGGCCCGACCGACCAGCTGTTCACCGCGCCCCGCGAGGAGCGCACCGAAGCGTACATCACCGGGAGATTCGGATGA
- the pstB gene encoding phosphate ABC transporter ATP-binding protein PstB: MATTNARVFVGGPASTAPASLETPAKALVSVRALDAYFGAHRAVRDVNLDFLEGQVTAIIGPSGCGKSTLLRCLNRMHETVSTARAEGEVRLEGKDIYAREVNPIEVRRRIGMVFQRPTPFPTMSIRENVTAGFRAAGRAAPSRAEQHEIAEWALRRAALWEEVKDRLTESAVALSGGQQQRLCIARALATRPRVLLLDEPTASLDPLSTQKVEELVYELRGDVTIVIVTHNMQQAARVSDRTAFMLMGELVEVAPTTRLFTSPADERTEAYITGRFG; this comes from the coding sequence ATGGCCACGACTAACGCGCGGGTCTTCGTCGGTGGCCCCGCGTCGACGGCGCCAGCCTCGCTGGAGACGCCGGCCAAGGCGCTCGTGTCGGTGCGCGCGCTTGACGCGTACTTCGGCGCCCACCGTGCGGTGCGCGACGTGAACCTCGACTTCCTCGAGGGCCAGGTCACGGCGATCATCGGACCGTCGGGGTGTGGCAAGAGCACGCTGCTGCGCTGCCTCAACCGGATGCACGAGACCGTCTCGACCGCGCGCGCCGAAGGCGAGGTGCGGCTCGAGGGCAAGGACATCTACGCCCGCGAGGTGAACCCCATCGAGGTGCGCCGACGCATCGGCATGGTCTTCCAGCGGCCAACGCCGTTTCCGACGATGTCCATCCGCGAGAACGTGACGGCCGGGTTCCGCGCCGCCGGCCGCGCGGCGCCATCGCGCGCCGAACAGCACGAGATCGCCGAGTGGGCGCTGCGCCGCGCGGCGCTCTGGGAGGAGGTGAAGGACCGGCTCACCGAGAGCGCCGTGGCGCTGTCGGGCGGCCAGCAGCAGCGGCTTTGCATCGCCCGCGCGCTGGCCACGCGGCCGCGCGTCCTGCTGCTCGACGAGCCCACCGCCTCGCTCGACCCGCTCAGCACGCAGAAGGTCGAGGAACTGGTGTATGAGCTGCGTGGTGACGTCACCATCGTGATCGTGACGCACAACATGCAGCAAGCGGCGCGCGTCTCCGACCGCACCGCGTTCATGCTGATGGGCGAGCTGGTGGAGGTGGCGCCGACGACGCGCCTCTTCACGTCGCCGGCGGACGAGCGGACGGAGGCTTACATCACCGGGCGGTTCGGATGA
- the pstA gene encoding phosphate ABC transporter permease PstA, whose amino-acid sequence MTTLAPRRSIRARRARSAVMVGLTVLAAILATLPLIFILALLIKQGASSLNWAFFTEMPKPVGETGGGMANAMVGTMMLILVASAIGLPIGIGAGLYLAEHRNGRVAWVVRFLSDVLNGLPSIVVGIFAWQFLVRPVKQFSALAGGIALAVMMVPLVTRATEEMIKLVPDSLREAALALGFPRWRTSLTVVLRTALPGIVTGALVAVARIAGETAPLLFTAFGNQFWSTSLTQPISALPLQIFSYAISPYEEWHALAWAGSLVLLALVLVISLIARYVTRSRFGHGHD is encoded by the coding sequence ATGACGACGCTGGCGCCCCGGCGCTCCATTCGGGCCCGCCGCGCCCGCAGCGCGGTGATGGTCGGCCTGACCGTCCTCGCGGCGATCCTCGCGACGCTCCCGCTGATCTTCATCCTGGCGCTGTTGATCAAGCAGGGGGCGAGTTCCCTCAACTGGGCGTTCTTCACCGAGATGCCCAAGCCGGTCGGCGAGACGGGCGGCGGCATGGCGAACGCCATGGTCGGCACGATGATGCTGATCCTCGTGGCATCGGCCATCGGCCTCCCGATCGGCATCGGCGCCGGGCTGTATCTCGCCGAACATCGGAACGGCCGGGTCGCCTGGGTCGTTCGGTTCCTGTCGGACGTGCTCAACGGCCTCCCTTCGATTGTCGTCGGCATCTTCGCCTGGCAGTTCCTCGTGCGACCGGTGAAGCAGTTCTCGGCGCTGGCCGGCGGCATCGCACTGGCGGTGATGATGGTCCCGCTGGTCACGCGCGCCACGGAAGAAATGATCAAGCTGGTCCCCGATTCGCTCAGAGAAGCCGCGCTCGCGCTTGGCTTTCCGCGCTGGCGCACCTCGCTCACGGTCGTGCTGCGCACGGCGCTCCCGGGCATCGTGACGGGCGCCCTGGTGGCCGTGGCGCGCATCGCCGGCGAAACGGCCCCCCTGCTCTTCACCGCCTTCGGCAACCAGTTCTGGTCCACGTCGCTCACCCAGCCGATCAGCGCGCTGCCGCTGCAGATCTTCTCGTATGCCATCAGCCCGTACGAGGAGTGGCACGCGCTGGCCTGGGCCGGTTCGCTCGTCCTCCTCGCCCTCGTCCTTGTCATCAGCCTCATTGCCCGCTACGTCACGCGCTCCCGCTTCGGCCATGGCCACGACTAA
- the pstC gene encoding phosphate ABC transporter permease subunit PstC: protein MASTPLHGASVGDRIYRVATTAFALSIPLLLLLLAIEVAAAAWPALRAFHLAFLTTAEWNVVDGVFGAAPAIYGTLVSSALALLIATPLAIGVAIFLSEFAPPWLRQPVAFLVDLLAAIPSVVYGLWGVFVLVPFLREHVMPFLADRLHLGNTPLFSGPAYGPSMLAAGLILAIMVLPYISSVTREVLMAVPRSQREAALALGATRWEMIWGAVLPYASSGVLGGVILGLGRALGETMAVTMVIGNRPEISASLFAPGYTMASQIANEFSEATNDMHLSALMAVGAVLLLITLVVNMLARWLVWRVQRQGRS from the coding sequence GTGGCATCGACTCCGCTTCACGGCGCCTCGGTCGGCGATCGCATCTATCGCGTCGCGACGACCGCGTTCGCGCTCAGCATACCGCTCCTGCTGCTCCTGCTCGCCATTGAAGTGGCCGCCGCGGCGTGGCCGGCGCTCAGGGCGTTTCACCTCGCCTTTCTGACCACCGCCGAGTGGAATGTGGTGGACGGCGTCTTCGGTGCCGCCCCCGCGATCTACGGGACCCTCGTGTCGTCGGCGCTCGCCCTCCTGATCGCAACGCCACTCGCGATCGGCGTCGCGATCTTCCTCTCCGAATTCGCCCCACCCTGGCTGCGGCAGCCGGTGGCGTTTCTCGTCGACCTGCTCGCCGCCATCCCGAGCGTGGTGTACGGCCTCTGGGGTGTCTTCGTGCTGGTGCCATTCCTGCGCGAGCATGTGATGCCGTTCCTCGCGGATCGCCTGCACCTCGGCAACACCCCGCTCTTCTCGGGCCCGGCCTACGGTCCCTCGATGCTTGCCGCCGGCCTGATCCTGGCCATCATGGTGCTGCCCTATATCAGTTCCGTGACGCGTGAGGTGCTGATGGCCGTGCCGCGGTCGCAGCGCGAGGCGGCCCTGGCCCTGGGCGCGACGCGCTGGGAGATGATCTGGGGCGCGGTCCTTCCGTACGCCAGTTCCGGCGTGCTGGGCGGCGTCATCCTCGGCCTTGGCCGCGCCCTGGGCGAGACCATGGCCGTCACGATGGTCATCGGCAACCGGCCGGAGATCTCGGCGTCGCTCTTCGCCCCCGGATACACGATGGCGTCGCAGATCGCGAACGAGTTCTCCGAGGCGACCAATGACATGCACCTGTCGGCGCTGATGGCCGTGGGCGCGGTGCTGCTGCTCATCACGCTGGTCGTGAACATGCTCGCCCGCTGGCTCGTCTGGCGCGTCCAGCGGCAGGGGCGCTCATGA
- the pstS gene encoding phosphate ABC transporter substrate-binding protein PstS: MRLRTLAALIALPAVTAAASAQSVDLTGAGATFPYPIYSKWFSDYAAKTGVRINYQSIGSGGGIRQLSEQTVDFGASDAPMSDAELDKAKGGKVLHFPMVLGAVVVTYNLPEVPKALKLSGVVLGDIFLGKITKWNDPRIAALNAGVKLPAKDILVVHRSDGSGTSFIFTDYLTAVSPAWAAGPGKGKEVRWPVGLGGKGNEGVAGQVRQIVGSVGYVELAYARQNKLAYAEMQNASGAFVAPNIEAITEAAAAAAKKLEKDTDYRVSIVNAPGKKAYPISSFTWLLVYEKMTDAAKAKKLADFLKYALNDGQKSAASLDYAPLPGNIAKQLEKRVAALASAK, translated from the coding sequence GTGCGTCTTCGCACTCTCGCCGCGCTCATTGCGCTTCCGGCCGTCACCGCGGCCGCCTCCGCCCAGTCGGTCGACCTGACCGGCGCGGGCGCGACGTTCCCGTATCCGATTTACTCCAAGTGGTTCTCCGACTACGCCGCCAAGACCGGCGTGCGCATCAACTATCAGTCCATCGGGTCCGGCGGCGGCATCCGCCAGCTGTCGGAGCAGACGGTGGACTTCGGCGCGTCCGATGCGCCGATGAGCGACGCCGAGCTGGACAAGGCGAAGGGCGGCAAGGTGCTGCACTTCCCGATGGTCCTGGGCGCCGTCGTCGTGACGTACAACCTCCCCGAGGTGCCGAAGGCGCTCAAGCTTTCGGGCGTGGTGCTCGGCGACATCTTCCTCGGCAAGATCACGAAGTGGAATGACCCGCGCATCGCCGCGCTGAACGCGGGCGTGAAGCTCCCGGCGAAGGACATCCTCGTCGTGCACCGTTCGGACGGCAGCGGCACGTCCTTCATCTTCACCGACTACCTCACCGCGGTGAGCCCGGCGTGGGCCGCGGGCCCGGGCAAGGGGAAGGAAGTGCGCTGGCCGGTGGGCCTCGGCGGCAAGGGCAATGAGGGCGTCGCCGGCCAGGTGCGCCAGATCGTCGGCTCGGTCGGCTACGTCGAGCTCGCGTATGCCCGCCAGAACAAGCTCGCCTACGCCGAGATGCAGAACGCCAGCGGTGCGTTCGTCGCCCCGAACATCGAGGCGATCACGGAAGCGGCCGCCGCCGCGGCGAAGAAGCTGGAGAAGGACACCGACTATCGCGTCTCGATCGTGAACGCGCCGGGGAAGAAGGCGTATCCCATCTCGTCGTTCACCTGGCTGCTCGTTTACGAGAAGATGACCGATGCCGCGAAGGCCAAGAAGCTCGCGGACTTCCTGAAGTACGCACTCAACGATGGGCAGAAGTCGGCCGCCTCGCTCGACTATGCCCCGTTGCCGGGCAACATTGCAAAGCAGTTGGAGAAGCGTGTCGCTGCGCTCGCCAGCGCCAAGTAG
- a CDS encoding ATP-binding protein, translating to MKLAHRLLFGALGVVGVLVVLMIISVDRKLSNRLTEETTARLTTEARLVAGQWTPGVDADALANRLGKESAHRVTLVDSTGVVIGDSEFDRPELDQLENHANRPEIIAARREGTGSARRHSVSAGNEELYVAVRTPLGYARVSLPTESLNAIVRAARRDVAVSGVIAALVAILLSWVFARSVSRPVVELSAVARGLAAGDFSQRPARAAPGEVGDLAVALNRLAEQLSARVDALRAEETLVRELAESLNEGILVLDARQQVVRMNETARRLLGIRASLPIGGEQLPRDRAFRDAMAAAQVGRTVRDIEAQLGGHILNITARPLENGGAVLALLDVTRLRRLETVRRDFVANVSHELKTPLTVVRGFAETLADDDPPTETRRQFARSIAGHTRRMQRLVDDLLDLSRIESGGWVPAPQRLDVAATLEEDLAAARAAAARKGVTVQVAIGPDAQTVYADPTALRQVLGNLLENALRHTAEGTVTLRTERAGDGVTVSVRDTGCGIDASHLPRIFERFYRVDPARSREEGGTGLGLSVVKHLVDAHRGKVRAESTLGAGTTVSAWFPDQSIDS from the coding sequence ATGAAGCTCGCCCATCGCCTGCTCTTTGGCGCGCTTGGCGTGGTTGGCGTCCTGGTCGTTCTCATGATCATCTCGGTGGACCGCAAGCTGTCGAACCGCCTCACCGAGGAGACCACCGCGCGGCTCACGACCGAGGCGCGGCTCGTCGCCGGGCAGTGGACGCCGGGGGTGGACGCCGATGCGCTCGCCAACCGACTGGGAAAGGAGTCGGCGCATCGCGTCACGCTGGTGGACTCGACGGGCGTGGTCATCGGCGACTCCGAGTTCGACCGGCCGGAACTGGACCAGCTCGAGAACCACGCGAACCGCCCGGAGATCATCGCGGCGCGACGGGAAGGGACGGGCTCCGCGCGGCGGCACAGCGTGTCCGCGGGCAATGAGGAGCTGTACGTCGCGGTGCGCACCCCGCTCGGCTACGCCCGCGTGTCGCTGCCGACGGAATCACTCAACGCCATCGTGCGCGCCGCACGGCGCGACGTCGCGGTGTCCGGCGTGATCGCCGCGCTCGTCGCGATCCTGCTCTCCTGGGTCTTCGCCCGGAGCGTCTCTCGTCCCGTCGTCGAACTGTCCGCCGTCGCCCGTGGGCTCGCGGCCGGCGACTTCTCGCAGCGTCCCGCGCGCGCCGCCCCGGGCGAGGTGGGCGATCTTGCCGTGGCGCTGAACCGGCTCGCCGAGCAGCTCAGCGCACGCGTGGACGCCCTGCGCGCCGAGGAGACGCTCGTTCGCGAACTCGCGGAGTCGCTCAACGAGGGAATCCTGGTACTCGACGCACGGCAGCAGGTGGTGCGGATGAACGAAACCGCGCGTCGGCTGCTCGGCATCCGGGCCTCGCTGCCGATTGGCGGCGAGCAGTTGCCGCGCGATCGCGCCTTCCGCGACGCGATGGCGGCGGCGCAGGTCGGCCGGACGGTGCGCGACATCGAGGCGCAGCTGGGCGGGCATATCCTCAACATCACGGCGCGTCCGCTCGAAAACGGCGGCGCCGTGCTCGCGCTGCTCGACGTGACGCGCCTGCGGCGGCTCGAGACGGTGCGCCGCGACTTCGTGGCCAACGTGTCGCACGAGCTGAAGACGCCGTTGACGGTGGTGCGCGGCTTCGCCGAGACGCTGGCCGACGACGATCCGCCGACGGAGACGCGACGGCAGTTTGCGCGCAGCATCGCCGGGCACACGCGGCGCATGCAGCGGCTCGTGGACGACCTGCTCGACCTGTCCCGCATCGAGTCGGGCGGATGGGTGCCCGCACCGCAACGACTGGACGTCGCCGCGACGCTGGAAGAAGACCTCGCGGCCGCGCGCGCGGCCGCCGCGCGCAAGGGCGTCACCGTGCAGGTCGCCATCGGCCCGGACGCGCAGACGGTCTATGCGGACCCGACGGCCCTCCGCCAGGTGTTGGGCAACCTCCTCGAGAATGCGCTGCGGCATACGGCCGAAGGGACGGTCACCCTGCGCACCGAGCGCGCGGGCGACGGCGTGACGGTGAGCGTTCGCGATACCGGCTGTGGCATCGACGCCTCGCACCTGCCGCGGATCTTCGAGCGCTTCTACCGTGTGGACCCGGCGCGTTCGCGGGAAGAGGGGGGCACCGGCCTCGGACTTTCCGTCGTCAAGCACCTGGTGGACGCGCACCGCGGGAAGGTGCGCGCCGAGAGCACGCTCGGCGCCGGCACGACGGTGAGCGCCTGGTTCCCGGATCAGTCCATCGACAGCTAG
- a CDS encoding response regulator: protein MTETKLRERILVVDDEPDIVALVVYHLAKEGYRVSSASSGSEALATARRERPALIVLDLMLPGLSGFDVLEQLRADVSTASIAVLMLTARREEPDRIKGLSLGADDYLTKPFSPQELVLRVKAILRRSAAAPAAADVLTIGAIAIDRAAHTVTVSGHDVELTPTEFKLLLLLAERRGRVQGRAQLLEHVWEAAPDIQTRTVDMHVQRLRTKLGAAGDLVDTVRGFGYRIKAPRDA from the coding sequence TTGACCGAGACCAAGCTACGCGAACGCATTCTCGTCGTGGACGACGAGCCCGACATCGTCGCGCTCGTCGTCTACCATCTCGCCAAAGAGGGGTACCGCGTCTCGTCGGCCTCCAGCGGCAGCGAAGCGCTGGCCACGGCGCGGCGCGAGCGGCCGGCGCTGATCGTGCTCGACCTGATGCTCCCCGGGCTTTCCGGCTTCGACGTGCTCGAGCAGCTGCGCGCCGACGTGTCGACCGCCAGCATCGCCGTGCTCATGCTCACGGCGCGCCGTGAGGAGCCGGACCGCATCAAGGGGCTGTCGCTCGGCGCCGACGACTACCTCACCAAGCCGTTCAGTCCGCAGGAGCTGGTGCTGCGCGTGAAGGCCATCCTCCGGCGCAGCGCGGCCGCGCCGGCGGCGGCCGACGTGCTGACGATCGGCGCCATCGCCATTGACCGCGCGGCGCATACCGTGACCGTGAGCGGACACGACGTGGAGCTCACGCCGACCGAGTTCAAGCTGCTGCTCCTCCTCGCCGAACGGCGCGGCCGCGTGCAGGGACGCGCGCAGCTGCTCGAGCATGTGTGGGAGGCGGCCCCCGACATCCAGACGCGGACCGTGGACATGCATGTGCAGCGGCTGCGGACGAAACTGGGGGCGGCGGGCGACCTGGTTGACACCGTGCGCGGGTTCGGCTACCGAATCAAGGCGCCGAGGGACGCATGA
- the udk gene encoding uridine kinase has protein sequence MKPLIIGIAGGTGSGKSTVAKRIAEAMPSSVAFLDMDAYYRNFTHLTIDERRQVNWDHPDAFDLDLLVTHLDQLGARIPIEKPIYDFVRHLRSEESKPVAPADVIVIDGILLFVDERVRDRCDVKVFVDTDADERLIRRIRRDIKVRGRPLEEILSQYLTTVQPMHLQFVEPSKRYADLVIPRGGHNTVAIDLIIATILRRLQDQST, from the coding sequence ATGAAGCCTCTCATCATTGGCATCGCGGGCGGCACCGGCTCGGGCAAGTCCACGGTGGCGAAGCGCATTGCCGAGGCGATGCCGTCATCGGTCGCGTTCCTCGACATGGACGCGTACTACCGGAATTTCACGCACCTCACCATCGACGAGCGCCGCCAGGTCAACTGGGATCACCCGGACGCGTTCGACCTCGACCTGCTGGTGACGCATCTCGACCAGCTCGGCGCGCGCATCCCGATCGAGAAGCCGATCTACGATTTCGTGCGCCACCTGCGCTCGGAAGAGAGCAAGCCGGTCGCGCCAGCCGACGTGATCGTGATTGACGGCATCCTGCTCTTCGTGGACGAGCGGGTCCGCGATCGCTGCGACGTGAAGGTGTTCGTGGACACCGATGCCGACGAGCGGCTCATCCGCCGCATCCGGCGCGACATCAAGGTGCGCGGACGTCCGTTGGAGGAGATCCTGAGTCAGTACCTCACCACGGTGCAGCCGATGCACCTGCAGTTCGTCGAGCCCAGCAAGCGCTACGCCGACCTCGTGATCCCGCGCGGCGGGCACAATACGGTCGCCATCGACCTGATCATCGCCACCATCCTTCGCCGCCTGCAGGACCAGTCGACTTGA